AATGTTACATAACTGAGGGCATGACCATTCAAAACCTTACCTTTGTTAACATTCTCGCTAGCACTTTTTTCGCTAAGATTGCTGGTCAATGGACATTTTTTCACTTTTTGGGAAGTTTGTTTCGTACCATTATCATCATTCACTTCACTACCGAGAGCCATAACAACACGAGGAATTAATCCGGCACCAACTAACCGCGACAAGCACGGCCCACACTCAGCTGAAAGAGCACATGCGGTACAGATAAAGTTCAATTTCCTACAACCAAACCAACCTAGAGCGCAGGTTGAAGTTCGCTTATAAACCGACCAAATAAGAAAATAGTTTAAAGACGTATTGACTTTTTCATTTTACATGACAACGCAATCTTATAGGGTAGGACACTTTACCCATATAATCATTCAAATTTACTTGGAGATTATTACGTAGTAGCACATATACATTACTGTCTATTAATCGAAGCAAAATTTAAAGCAACGAGGAAACGTCAATgtataataaaaaagtatttttatatgatATTGACAACTCTGATAGGTTTCCGGGATTCATGAGATCATGTCATGCGCAAGtgtgtagtttttttaaactggTTTTATGGCCCTGGGATCTAGGTCTTGTGAGCCAAGTATAGATTTAAAGTATCTATGGGATCAAGTAAGAATATTATAATCTCAATGGGATCAAGCTACTCACGGAGCCGCGAAATGCTTGTGACCacaaaaaaacagaaaattattaccCTAGGCGGGCCTGTAACAAACGCAAGCGTATGAAGCACAGAACGAAATATCCACACACTGCAGTGTGTGGATGAGTGTTTGCGTATGCTTGCCAAGACTTTGGAACGTTTCGATTGGCATTTGGTAAGCACGTAGGTATATGTAAAATGTACTTTGTGCAGGCAAACCATGGTATAATATTGTCACAAGCATTTCCATTAGATAGTACCTAGTTCCCATATAGTTCCATAATATGTCTATGGTTCCAGGTAGTTCCGGAAAGCAGTTGGTAGGATTGTTTGTTAATCTTAGATCATTTCCTCAGAGTTGGTAACAAAGCCATAACAAACATAACAAAGCTAACATCGCAAATCATCAATgtgtgattacatactctttggtaatatcatccatactaatattataaatgcgaaagtgtctgtctgtctgtctgtctgctacgctttcacggctcaactgccaaaccaattttaatgaaattttgtacagacttgggatacattccggggaaggacaaaggctacttttttatcccggaaaaacaaacagttcccacgataTGTCTAAATACttatccgcttgatcgattcgtatgaaattttgtaccgaggtagcttgcatctctgtaattgacataggcaacttttcatcccggaaaatcaaacaattcccacgggatctttaaaaacataaatccacgcggacgaagtcgcgggcatcctctagtaaagtAATATTcataaggggcatgagacgggtctgcctgcgaatgtaaaaatttggtttttcgcaatttgtaaactaatacgacaaagtaggcagACAATGGTAATATCATCAACCAagtaaaaattgaatttcgcgggcagacccgttaATATCATTACGGAGAATATATATCCACCTTAACGTTCAAAGAGGCTAgaatccagggccgtaaaatcaGTTATTATTGTGCTCTTCATTGTGCTTGATTGATTTTGTTTTGAAAGAAGAATGATTTTGCTGTGATTTTGATTCTTGATCCTCAATagctttaaataatataatttttattatttttggctTATTGCTTAACTCTAACTCTTTGTTGTTTACCTGTACTTAAAAAACAGCTACCCTGGCGTCCGAAAACTATCCAAAGGTTTATTTCTTCACACTATTTTCTTTGAAACTTAATAttccatttatttatgtaccaaaCATGTacatgtacctaattaaaattctTCGTTTTGTTGGTAGAAGATGCTTGACGGGTGGTATTGTCGCTCCATAGCGAATATGCAGGCTAATGAAGGAGCAAGCGCCAGTAATAGTGTGAGAGCAGATGCGCCTCACAGCCACGATTCACAGAAAGACTATTCTAGCGACAGTAGCAGCGATCCAGAACCTGAACCTAATTACAAAGCTCAGTATTTAACACTCAAGAAGAAACTTAAGTATCTTATTTACGTATGTACTTTTCTTCTGCCAATCGTAATTTTTTAGTTTGTCAAAAGATATTTGTCcacacaatattaaaaaaaaaaaccggccaagtacgagtcagactcgcgcaccgagggttccgtactacagtcgtattttttggacattttgcacgataaattaaaatccTTATATGCGAAAATaaataatctgttttagtatgtaCCAGTAAAGCCCCAGTaagtatgataccccacttggtataatatgtattattcttacattgaaagttgaaaatactagttatttgttcatgaacacatttaattttttttatgatgtaaccataaattcacagttttcaaaCTTTTTCCCTTACATGTGCTGAGAGACtgacctacttgccaaatttcattattctaggtcaacgggaagtgcctaggtttcttgacagacaacaaaatgatcctataaagcttccttttttcttttgaggtacagaactctaaaaaacaaCATCAAAGAATTATTTAATAGTTGAGAAATATTATAGAAGTCATACATTACAGTTCCTTTTTAGGAGAATGAATGTTTCCAAGATGCTTTAAGATGTAGTCAAAAAAGGCTGCTAAAGGTTTCTCGCGATCGCAGTTTCCTGTTAGACAGGCTGTTGCAATATGAAAAACATGAAAGCACCACTTCAGATAGTGAAGATACAGAGTCCTCAGATGACACAACTTACAATCATGCTGAGACAGTGAAAAGGTACACTAGTGGTTAATTTAATAAGAGTTGTCAAGACTTTGAACCATAATACCATTTTAATGGCAGTAGGATATTCACGCATAATAGATTCTCTTTTCTTTATAGGAAAAAAATGGACACCAGTGCTGGTCCGCAAGTCTTATCCACACCATCTGCAATCAATAAAGGTCTCAATAATACTATGAAAAGGAAAAGAGCTGTTGTCCCTAAAAAAACACCAAATACTAATAATCCTGTAAGACAAAAGACGGTATCCACattcataaaaataactttgtCCAAAATCTGCCTAGTCATTGAAggcctaaatatttttttatttaaatattataatctaacaATTTAACCACAGTTGGCAAATGTCTGTATGTACTGTTTGAAACTTTTGTGAGTTGTAACAattgtaaaagtaaattagATATGGGGACATTCACCCTTTGAAGTAGGTTTTGACCAGTAACTGAAATACCAGAtacataaatgttttttttttttttcacagcaTCAAGCTAGTGGCATCATGATGGCGAAGGCATCGCCAGCACTAGGATTTGGACTTTCTGCCAGCGATGGTCACATGACTCCCGAAGAGGTGGAACGCCACTTACAGTCGCGACAATCTTACCTCGAGCTGTTGCCTGAGCGAGCTCCTCCCACTGTACCTACAGAAATGTTTAGCAATGACCCCTCACTTGACAGGTGCAATTTGTTCCATTAATTACTACATCTTTCcattgcctattcactctcccAAGGGAtagggccttttcagtgcgacgcggacgACCCACGCGGACGCCCGCGACGgacggtaaaatgtatgaaacctcaacaactccgcgacgcggacagctccgcgtcgctctgaacgcgctgttgaggtttcatacacTCCACCGTCCGCCGCGGACGTCCGCGCAGGCCATCCGCGTggcactgaaaaggcccttagtctataaatttaaaaaaaatgcatcaCCTACTAATGACATCTGTAGAATAGCGATTAAGTACGTTATTTTTCAGGCAGTCTTTAATGTGAATTACTAAAATTCAAATCACAGTCACTCAATAATTGCTTTaacaatgaaggaaaacattgtgagggaacctgcatgcttgagcgTTCTAAATAATGTTGAAGGTATGTAGTCTGCCAAtacacacttggccagtgtgatgATCTATGttttaaacccttctcattctgagaggtgacTCATAGTGTGCGGCaatgagttgagatgatgatgattataatccTGTTATATTAGTAACACTAAGGGTCAATACTATCCCAGTAATAGGCGCTTGGTGCGCGCGCACCAATCGGCGTTGATCTTGCTTAGACGCACGGATTCCGTCAAATGCCCGCATTCTCTTTTTATCTAAGGAGCATTGTGGAGATATGGGTGAATTTGCTATGTTAAGTTTCAGATTGACGTTTCGATGTGCTTTGGACTCAGAGCTAATATGAATTGACCCTAAGatataaaataatgatataGGTACTATGTTGTGGCTATAAGCTATTATAAGGTCTCTTgactctttttttaattttcagtgaATCAAATGATGTATTGGAAAATTCCCCAAATGTAGACGAATGGTTTGATTAACAGTACCTGTCAGTCACTTCGGTGAAAATCAAGACCTTGACTCATCAAAAGTTTTGGACCAGGCAGTCTTATCAAAGAAATACCTTTTGTTTCAAGAATAACAGTTATGTAATCATTGTGATTTGTAATTACACAAgaacaattaatatttttgttaaatacAGACATGCTCACAAATCAGGGTTTAAACTTATTTTCTTGCTGCAATTATAAGTAAATTTCGATCTTGCAGTGTTATAAAATAGTTAACTTGTTCTGTGAACATACTGCTGTGTCAGTTCTAgacaaatgaaataaaatgttaaatatgtactggttaaatatttattttagacaaTTATTAATAAGGTACAATATGATTTGAAGCGCAAGGGCAAACAACTATCTTCATAATGAACCACGCTTAAATTTCTCATGCTTATATTTTACAGTGTAATAACACAATACATAGTGTATGCATACTATATGAAATAagcatttataatttattttaaattcataatatacatatatgtaatattttaccaaattgctgtaaatacataaattgataaaacatacttattttattgaatCATTTCCTCAAACAATTCTACCATGCAAAAAAGCTTCactacagatttttttataacatttaatATTCAGTACTGTTATGCTACACTTAAACTATCTCTAAATACTTCATggaaacaatataaaaaaataaaatgtctacCTTTGAGATTCTATAAACTCATGAGTACatgttcataattttttaaatatttgattaGTCTAAATGCATGAGCTAGAAAGGTAAATGGCATTTTTGTGTTACTGCTAATCATTTATCACGTTCAGACAGAAGTGAAAGAATCATATTACTTCATACACATGGACAAGGTTACATTTTATGTATGAGATAGGGTTGAAAACAATGATTGTAAGTTGAACTGAAATGACCACTAAAGCATTTGATGCTTGATGAACATAGTTTAGTTTCTCtaatttaggtacttacttattttagaAAATGGAAAGCTTAACAATATGTGCACAGGGTCCATAGGCAAGCCACAAATACAAATAGTATAGGTATTAAGGACTAAGGTAAACCATTAATTAGTTAAGGTAGTTAATCTTTTTAAATCTTACTCAAATTCTGTGTAGGTAGGTCACAGGTAAATCTATAAAGGTCTAAACTCTAAATCACacctatttgaaaattatgtgaaGACTGTGGCTTACCTTATATGGAGTGCACACCCCAGTAGCTCAAAGTTACACTATTAACATTATCATTAACATTTCAGCATATAAAACTTTCTATTGTGTTTCAACATTTAAGAAACACCATGGGAAATGAATCACTTATTAGATACTATTGATTATGAtgaatattattacaaattgaatgattaaatttttataatatgattcAACATTTAAGAAACACTATCATGAAATGAATAacttattagataggtacctactaattgaTTACAATGCCCCATAGTTAACAATAACTGGACTTGAATTTTGGAAACTTAAAAtccataattaattaatttcttattaaaaatgtaactgcaataacaatagaCATGCcaaatacataatttttttgtgaaaagcAATGTTTAGAGAAGTTTATTCAGttagtaaaagaaataaataacatgtAGTTTACACTATTTTGGAAAAGTTcaactatattaaaatttattcatgacttttaaaaatcctatgttAAATTGTGATACCAAACACATCTGAAACAATTTCTTACAATTTACCACTATTTATTATCAATAATGTTACTTTGCTACAATATCAGTTAACACATCTTGATATCAGAAATGATTGTGTCCCGCTAACCGAACATATTATAATgacataaaatatacaaatacaaaactATTCAAACTTATATACACATTTTTTGGTAAATTTATACCATTATTACACTACTGATTTGCACTAGGTATGTTAGTGGTTTGATAATTATGATGTTAAATCAAAGATGTAGGTATATGTTtacaataagtaataatatgaaacatttttttgtaaaaaattaaaagtgactgatacagcatatttttaatgt
This genomic stretch from Maniola jurtina chromosome 15, ilManJurt1.1, whole genome shotgun sequence harbors:
- the LOC123872488 gene encoding uncharacterized protein LOC123872488, with translation MLDGWYCRSIANMQANEGASASNSVRADAPHSHDSQKDYSSDSSSDPEPEPNYKAQYLTLKKKLKYLIYENECFQDALRCSQKRLLKVSRDRSFLLDRLLQYEKHESTTSDSEDTESSDDTTYNHAETVKRKKMDTSAGPQVLSTPSAINKGLNNTMKRKRAVVPKKTPNTNNPHQASGIMMAKASPALGFGLSASDGHMTPEEVERHLQSRQSYLELLPERAPPTVPTEMFSNDPSLDSESNDVLENSPNVDEWFD